TTGCTCGCGCTGCTGGCGGTGGGGCTGGTGCTGCGATGACGCTGCTCCCCATCCTGATTCTGGCGGCGGGCACCTATGCCTTCCGGCTGGCGGGCCCGCTGTTGAGCCAGCGCCTTCAGGTGTCCGCGCGCGTCCAGGGGCTGCTGTCCCTCTCGGCCATCGCGCTGCTCACCGCGCTGGTGGCCACGGCCGCGCTGACGGCGAACGGCGGCTTCGCGGGCTGGGCGCGTCCGGCGGGGGTGCTCGCTGGCGCCGTCCTGGCGTGGCGGAAATGGCCCTTCGTCGTCGTGGTCGTTTCGGCGGCGGCTGTGACCGGTTTGTTACGAATGTCGGGTGTAGGTTGAATTCAGGTTAAATCACGCACTGCGGCTTGATGGGGGCTGATGTAGGTGGCAGGCTCCGCACTGTAGGTGGACATTTTACTCTCTCAGTGAGGACTTGCCATGACCGGAATTGATCGCTCTTCGTCGTCGAGAAGCTCCCAGCGGGAGTCGCGGG
This genomic window from Myxococcus hansupus contains:
- a CDS encoding AzlD domain-containing protein, whose amino-acid sequence is MTLLPILILAAGTYAFRLAGPLLSQRLQVSARVQGLLSLSAIALLTALVATAALTANGGFAGWARPAGVLAGAVLAWRKWPFVVVVVSAAAVTGLLRMSGVG